From Trypanosoma brucei gambiense DAL972 chromosome 5, complete sequence:
TAGCTATTTAAATTAAAGCCAGAAtaaagtgaaaacaaaaacaaaaaaagaaaaggcatcTCTCACGAAGCCAGTAGGGCATAGGGAATAACAGGagtattaaaaaaattaaaaaataagatCAAAAGAACCATTCAAAAAGGTGTGGTAGAGAAGCGCAGTGAGGTTATATAAATATCACATAAATAAgttaagcaaaaaagaaaagaaaaaaggaaaaaaaaaagaagaccaTAAAGagagggagcaaaaaaaaaaaataataataataacaataataacaggggaagacgaaaaggaactttttttttttaaaaaagaaaagaattatcaataaaggaaaacattCAGATACAAGAGGGGTTTCGGTTTCACGGGTTGGGTGTAgctaacgaaaaaaaacaacaccaacaaataaACTCTTccactgaaaaggaaaaaaaaaacgaaagacacgaaaaagcaaagcggaaaaggaagattttttttttccgttccAGGGAGGGGGGCGAGAATATAGGAAGTTTACgccaccatttttttttttctccttctttgaaACTACACCGAGATTGATTATCAGGTGTGAGGCTTCAAAATTACGCTAGTTGAACGTTATTTTTGAGATGCCACCCAAAAATAGGAATCGGGCCGCGACTGCTGACAGCGCCGCTATCGCCTCTTCTGGCGCCAAACTAATTAACAACCCCAAAAGTAACAGTAGCGGTGTAAAgggtaaaaataacaacaaaagtgcCCCCGTTGCAGCGAAGGCAAGAAGGCAAAGCGAAGCGGACGATTTTGAGCGAGTACTGGCAGATCTGAACCGAGCCACAGCCGCCGTGGGAAAGGAGCGGGAAAAGCAGGTAAAGCGCGAGAAACCACGTAAGGAGCGACATGAGGATGTCCGCGCCTTGACGCAGAAACCGGAAGGAATAGATGAGGAATTCAGCATGATGTTAcgcaagaaacaacaacagaagcagTTTCAGCAACTAATCCAGCAGCTGCTGGCAGCGCGGAGTCCATTTCTCGACGCGCCAGAGAAGGAGGTGCGTTGTGAAGTGGCGACGGAGAACCCGAATTTTGATGTGGCTGTGGGTGAAATGCAAGGCTGGCGTGTGAGCATGGAAGATAAGCATGCCATTGATGTTACTTTTCCCTCTGGAGCAAAGGACAGCAAGGAGGGGTTCTTTTGTGTCTTTGATGGTCACTCGGGTGACGGGTGTGCCAAGAAATGCAGTGAACTCATCCCAAAAGTTTCACGTGCCCACATGGTGGAGCATACAGACGGTTTTATGGAGATTGACTTTGAGGCAGCGTACATGGAAGTGGACACACTTTTAGAAAAGGAGCTGACGGATCAGTCTGGTTGCACAGCAGTGACGGTACACATCACACCAACACGCATTACATGCGCCTCCGTGGGTGACTCCCGTGCTGTACTGTGCCGTAATGGAATAGCCGTTGCGCTCAGCGAAGATCACAAACCGGACAGGGAAGCGGAGCGAGCCCGTATTGAAGAGGCTGGCGGCCACGTTGCGGAAAACCGCGTGAATGGTCAGCTGGCTATGAGTCGGGCAATGGGTGATTTCACATACAAGACACAGAAGGAACGTGGCCCACGGCAGCAGTTGGTAATTGCCGTGCCTGATGTGGTAATGGTCAATCGTGAGGCCGATGATGGGTTTGTGGTACTTGCCTGCGATGGCATCTTTGATGTAATGAGCAACGATGAGCTCATCAAGGCAGTGCTTATCAGGAAGGCTGAGAATAAACCAAATAGTGTCATCTGCGAAGAAATTTGCCACGAGTGCCTGGCGCCACCTGCGGAGGAGGGCAAGTACGCACCGCGGCCGGAGGGTACGGACAATATGACAATAATGATTGTGGATCTTAAGTAGAATAAGAAGAATAATTTaatgtggtgtgtgtgtgtgtgtgtgtgtgtgtggcggtggagggagagaaaagggggaggaaagatGGAGGGAGACATCTTTGTGATTGAGAGGTGAGGGGTGATGGGATTCATTAGTTAGTTGGATGAGGCAAGACAAATACAGCAAGGTAACGAAATGGGTTTGGAACGAAGTGTATACATGTGTGTTGTTAACCGTGGGAAAGGGATGTAGAAGACGAATAGTGAAGAGGACTGGAGGTTCCCGTTACTTCTTTAGTGCTGTTGGCGATGGCGCACACAACACGCGCGCATTGGCGCCAAAGCTATGAGTGAATTGAAGAGAGAAGGTTTTACTTGGAGTGTCCGTTTtgggggggaaaagggagctTGCAGGGATGTATGCACCAGACGGTGGTGTGAATGGTGAGAAAATAGGATAGTTCAAGgaatgggggaaagggaattTCAAATGCATGGATTGTGATTATGattattgtgttttttttttcgtgtgttcCTGCTTTTTCGGTATGGTTTGATGTTCTCGgttcttcagtttcttttttttggagcAGGTCGCAGACTGTTGTGGGGAGCTTTGGAACGTATGCTTCTTCCGCATTCTCCCCATCGGTTTCCCCatgtttttcattttatgTGCTTGGGTGCTCTGCGTTGCCTGGAGtgtgatgacgatgacgatgacgatgatgatgatgatgatgatgtgtgtgtgtgtgtgtgtgtgtgtgtgtgttgtacGGGAGTGGGAGTGGGAGTGGAGTGGTGAACTTCTTCGCGGACTTATCATTTTGTTTCGCAtgcatttccctttcttcatgacttttccttcttattcttcttgcgtgcgtgtttgtgtttgtgtttgtgtgacaTACCATTGTGTgccatctcttcttctttttcttcaccatcaatttctttttcccggTGGGGGAGGAGTAGGAGGAGGATAACTCAAGGGAAATTGCGGGATCTTTTACTTTGGTCTCTTTCCATCTCTAATTCTACCTTTGCGTGCGTGACCACTGgggttttttttcgtgcgAGTTCGTGTGCGTGTTTGCACTGTTCCCATGATGGCATTGCAGTATGTGTTGTACTTGCCGAGGgttgttattttcctccATAGCATTGTTGAATcggttcctctttttttttttctttctttcttttttatgtttttaacAACAGTGTCATGCGCACCAAATAGGTGTGCACGTGCGCTTCAAATCACATTGGCAAAGTATATTTCGTTTGTGCCGCTTATCCCAACGTTCGTCACCCGCTTCAACACGCGCATTTATAAGTGCCCCCTTTTCTTATGATGTCGGTTCTGCTTActgtctatatatatatatatatatatatatatatatatctttttttcctctctctttctgtgtgtgtgtgtgtgtgtgtgtttgcgtgtgtcTGTTTATTTCCATCACTTCTTTACTGTGCGGCTGGAACTTTTATTGTccccatttcatttcatttcgttcccttttcttttaatacatatatatatatatagttctGGTGTTCAAGTCATGTTAACTTCCACTGCTTATGGCATGGAGCTCCAAGCGCGTGCTATTGCACCGTTTTACCACTCCTCAaataacagcagcagcactcATCGGTTCGTTGCCGGAACGGCATGCTTCGCTGGTGGGAATGTTATCCGATTGCTCACCTTCCAGGAGGAGTCGCAACTGCTGGAGTGTACGGCAACGTGGTCTCATGAGGAAGAGATTTTTGGTCTGTGGAGTTCTCCATCGGTTGCCGGCCCCAGTCTTTTGGCTGTGGGGGCTTCTTCTCATTGCCGCATCTTTCGCGTGTCGGATGATGTCTCTGGTGAGTTGGAGCCTGTTGTTAATTTTAATGCGGCTGCTGCGCAAGTTCTTTGGGACCTGGAAGGGCTGCAGAATGAGGTGAAGTTAATCTCTGAGGACTCCCTTCGTATTTATTCTCTTGCTGAAGGTAAGATGGGGGAAGAGATTGGCCGCTTCCGCGTTG
This genomic window contains:
- a CDS encoding protein phosphatase 2C, putative encodes the protein MPPKNRNRAATADSAAIASSGAKLINNPKSNSSGVKGKNNNKSAPVAAKARRQSEADDFERVLADLNRATAAVGKEREKQVKREKPRKERHEDVRALTQKPEGIDEEFSMMLRKKQQQKQFQQLIQQLLAARSPFLDAPEKEVRCEVATENPNFDVAVGEMQGWRVSMEDKHAIDVTFPSGAKDSKEGFFCVFDGHSGDGCAKKCSELIPKVSRAHMVEHTDGFMEIDFEAAYMEVDTLLEKELTDQSGCTAVTVHITPTRITCASVGDSRAVLCRNGIAVALSEDHKPDREAERARIEEAGGHVAENRVNGQLAMSRAMGDFTYKTQKERGPRQQLVIAVPDVVMVNREADDGFVVLACDGIFDVMSNDELIKAVLIRKAENKPNSVICEEICHECLAPPAEEGKYAPRPEGTDNMTIMIVDLK